The region TCCACTTGATAAAATTACCTTTAGTATCGTAATCTTTATCACTAAACCACAAGTGGTGCACACATACCTCTGCAGTAATCTTTTTATCCTTTAAAGGGATATCATTTCTAAACAATTCTGTCTCTTTCGCCGTAGATACGTGAAATACATGAAGTCTAGCACCTGTTTTTTTAGCAAGTTCAATGGCCTTAGACGAAGATAAATAACACGCTTCTTCACTGCGTATTATAGGGTGATATTTTACAGGAATATCATCACCATACTCTTCTTTATACTTTGCCAAATTAGCCTGAATAGTTCCCTCATCTTCAGCATGTACAGCAATAAGCATTGATGTATTAGAAAATATCTCTTCTAAAACATCCTGTCTATCTACCAACATATTTCCTGTAGAAGAACCTAAAAATAATTTGATACCAGCTACATTACGTGGGTTTGTCTTTAGCAACTCTTCTAAATTATCATTTGTTCCCCCCATCATAAATGAGTAATTAGCAAATGACTTAGTAGAAGCTATCTGATATTTCTCCTCTAAAATTTCTTGCGTCACAGCATTAGGCACTGTATTAGGTTGTTCAATAAATGAGGTAATCCCGCCAGCTACAGCTGCTCTAGATTCTGATTCTATATCTCCCTTATGCGTCAAACCAGGTTCTCTAAAGTGAACTTGGTCATCAATCATCCCAGGTATGACATATTTCCCCTCAGCATTGATAATCGCAACACCTTCAGCTACTTCAATAGACTCTGCAACTTTAGTAATAAAGCCGTTTTCGATTAAGACATCTGCTACAACAGTAACTCCTTCGTTTACAACTTTTCCGTTTTTAATTAAATAGTGTGTCATTATAGTGTGTTTAGTAGTTTACGTATACGTAGATTTATAACGCCAAATACAGCTTCTTTGATAATCCCACTGGACATCTTAGACTCACCTCTAGTTCTATCTGTAAATATAATAGGAACTTCTGTGATAGGAAATCCTTTAACATAAGTACGATATTTCATTTCTATTTGAAAAGCATAACCCACAAAGCGCACTTTATCAAAATTAAAGCTTTCTAAAACTTGACGTGAAAAACAAACAAATCCAGCAGTAGTATCTTTAATATTCATCCCTGTAATCAATCTAACATACTTAGAGGCGCCATAAGATAACAAAACCCTATTTAGAGGCCAATTGACAACATTTACACCCGTTACATACCTAGACCCGATTACAAGTCCTTGATTCGCTTTACAAGCTTTTAATAACTTAGGTAAATCTGTCGGATTATGTGAGAAGTCTGCATCCATTTCAAAAACATAGTTATACTCACGAGCTAGCGCCCATTTAAATCCATGTACATAAGCTGTTCCTAATCCATTCTTACCTTCCCTCTTTTCTAAAAACAATCTAGTTGGATATCTTTCTTGAAGTAATTGCACTGTATCAGCAGTACCATCAGGAGAATTATCGTCAACAACTAAAATATGAAATTGCTCAGGCAACTCCATCACAGCATCAACTATTAATTCTATATTTTCAATCTCATTATACGTTGGTATAATGACTAATCCTGATTCCATTCTTAAAACGTTTGTCACAAAAGTAACCTTTTTCTATAAAGTTAGCACTTAAATAAAATACAAAGTCCCTTCGAATGATTTTTTTAGTAATTTTGCGAATATTATGGAGAACCTAATACTTATCGATCGCGTAATACCAAGTAAAGACTGGGCGACAATCCTTTTCTTTATAGGTTTCTCTATTATTGCAATCAATAGAACAATTTTTGGCGTTCGATTTTATGAATTTACAAAGCTTATTGTATCTAATAAGTATTTGAAAATTTACAAAGACAATACTAACCTACGAAATAGTTTTACTCTTTCTTTCTTACTGGTTCAACTATTTTCCCTTACTTTCTTTGTGCAGATAGTATTAAAATCCTTTGACATTATACCTTTTTATAGTTTTGGATCGTTTCTAATGATTTTAAACTTCGTTGGTACATTTATCATCGGGAAGTACTTAATTGATAAAATCATCTCAACAACCTTTGGAATAGATGAGTTTTCAGATGCATTAAACCTTCAAAAAGCAACATACCGAAATTATATAGGAATGATATTATTGGCTGTAGATGTATTACTTTTCTACAACGATATAACTAACAAAATCATAATTGGCGCATTATTAATTACAGTAATTACAACAAATGTCCTATTATATATCATTTTTATAAAAAACAACCAAAAATCAATATTAAATAAAGTGTTCTATTTTATTTTGTATCTTTGCACCCTTGAAATAGCTCCTTATCTATTATTATATTTCTGGTTCAAAGATTACGGAGCATTATAAGAAAAGTACAATTATGAAAGTGAAAACAATTTTGGTTTCTCAACCAGAGCCTAAAGTAGAAAACTCACCTTACTTTGAATTAGAGCAAAAATTCAAAGTAAAAATTGACTTTAGACCCTTCATCCACGTAGAAGGTGTTCCAGCCAAAGAGGTAAGACACCAAAAAATTGATCTAAACAATTTTACGGCTATTATTTTAACCAGTAAAAATTCAGTAGATCACTTCTTTAGGGTAGCTGAAGAAATGAGATACAAAGTACCAGAAACACTAAAGTATTTCTGTCAATCTGAAGCTGTAGCTTATTATCTTCAGAAATACGTAGTATATCGCAAAAGAAAAATCTATGTAGGTCAAAAAGACTTTGCAGAATTAGCTCCTTTGATTAAAAAATACAAAGATGAAATATTCTTACTACCTGCTTCTGATCAATTGAATCATGATGTTCCAACTACTTTAAACGAATTGAAAGTAAACTGGACTCCAGGAACCTTTTATCGTACTGTTATGAGTGATTTATCTGATTTAGCAGATGTAAAATATGATGTATTAGCTTTCTTTAGTCCTACTGGTATTAAATCTTTATTCAAAAATTTTCCTGATTTTAGCCAAGATAATACAAGAATAGCTGTATTCGGTACTACAACTCAAAAAGAAGCTTTAGATCATAACTTAAGAGTAGACATTATGGCTCCAGCACCTGGCACACCATCTATGACTATGGCTTTAGAGAAATACATTCAACAAGCAAACAAGTAATAACTTACTTCATATATAAAACCTCCCTAATAAGGAGGTTTTTTTATATCAATACTTTACTGGTATGAACAAAAAAAGGAGATGATTAATCATCTCCTTTTTATTATATAAATATACTATTATTATAACTGTGGTCCTGCTGCTACTAAAGCTTTACCTTCAGCATTATTTGAGTACAAATTAAAGTTCTCAATAAATAAAGTGGCTAAGTCTTGTGCTTTTGTTTCCCATTCAGAAGCATCTGCATAAGTATTACGAGGATCTAAAATGTTTGTATCTACTCCTTCTAATGCTGTTGGTACAGCGAAGTTATAAATAGGAACGATAGTAGTCTCAGCGTTCTCAATAGAACCATCTAAGATACGATCAATGATAGCTCTAGTATCTTTGATAGAGATACGTTTTCCAGTACCATTCCATCCAGTGTTTACCATATAAGCTGTAGCGTTGTGCTCTTCCATCTTCTTAACTAATTCTTCACCGTATTGAGTTGGGTGTAGAGATAAGAATGCTTTACCAAAACATGCAGAGAATGTAGGCTCTGGCTTAGTTACTCCACGCTCAGTACCAGCTAACTTAGCTGTAAATCCTGATAAGAAGTAATATTTAGTTTGCTCTGGAGTCAATTTAGAAACTGGAGGCATTACACCGAAAGCATCTGCTGTTAAGAAGATAACTTTAGTCGCATGTCCAGCTTTAGACACAGGCTTAACAATATTTTCAATATGTTCGATTGGGTAAGATACACGTGTATTTTGCGTAACTGATCCATCATTGAAGTCAATGATACCATTAGCATCTACTGTAACGTTTTCTAATAAAGCGTCACGACGAATAGCTCCATAAATATCTGGCTCATTTTCTTTGCTTAAACTAATAGTTTTAGCATAACATCCTCCTTCAAAGTTAAATACTCCCTCATCATCCCATCCGTGCTCATCATCACCGATTAGTTCACGTTTTGGATCTGTTGATAAAGTAGTTTTACCAGTACCTGATAAACCAAAGAATACAGCTACATCACCATCTTTACCTTTATTAGCTGAACAGTGCATAGCAGCCATTCCTTTTAATGGTAAGTAATAGTTCATCATAGCGAACAATCCTTTTTTCATCTCTCCTCCGTACCATGTACCTCCGATAACTTGTATTTTTTCAGTCAAGTTAAATGCTACATATACTTCAGAGTTTAATCCGTAATCCTTAAAGTTTTTGAATGTCGTTTTAGATCCGTTCATTACTACGAAGTCTGGCTCACCGAAGTTAGCTAACTCTTCTTTAGTTGGACGGATAAACATATTTGTTACGAAGTGCGCTTGCCACGCAACTTCCATAATGAATCTTACTTTTAAACGAGTATTCTCGTTTGCACCACAAAATGCATCAACAACGAATAATCTCTTTCCAGATAACTGCTCTACAGTGTTTTCTTTTAAGGCATTCCAAGTTTTGTTGTCGATTGGTTTATTGTCATTTGGAGACTCTGGTGAATTCCACCATACAGTATTTTCTGTAACTGAATCCTTAACAATGTATTTATCTTTAGGAGAACGTCCTGTAAATTCTCCAGTCATTACGTTAACTGTACCTAGCTCAGTTACCACTCCTTTATCATACCCAGTTAAGCTTGGGTTTGTTTCTTCATTAAATAAAACGTCGTATGAAGGATTGTAAACTACCTCTACAACATCTTTAATACCATATTTTTCCAGTGAAATTGATTCAGAAATATCCATTTTCATTATTTAGGTTGTGTATTAATTTGTTTGCAAACTTAGAAATAAATTTAAAATATAAATGTACAAAAGAGTTATTAAATAGTGCCTTTACACTTATAAGCCTGTATACCAGCATATAACCATGCTATAATAAACAATAAGCCTCCAATAGGAGTAATAGGTCCAATAAATCTTAAGTTAATAGTAATCAAATCTTTAAAGGTTAAAAGATAGATCGATCCGGAGAAAAACAATATCCCAAACAAAACCAGATACATAACTGTTTTTTTAGTCTTGTCTGAAAAATAACTGCTCATTCCAATAAAAAGTAAAAAAAAGGCATGGTACATTTGGTAACGTACACCTGTCTCGAAAGTTAGAACCTGTGCTTCTGAAACAACTTTCTTTAGCCCATGAGCTCCAAATGCTCCTAACATAATACCAATTGCTCCGATTAATGCCGCGATAAATACTACTTTACGTCCCATTTATTTTTCTTTCAAATATACAAATTATCACTTACATAGCACATTAATATTTTTATACAATTTTTTCATTTTCTTAAAACTCAAATTTCGTATATTAGATTACCAACTAGAATATTATGACTAAAGAAATTTTAATAGTAGGCGCTGGTAGATCTAGCTCTTCATTAATCAAGTATCTCTTAGATAAATCAGAACAAGAGAATTTACATTTAACTATCGGTGACTTATCAATTGAGTCAGCCAAACAGAAAGCAATGAACCATCCGAATGCTACTGCCATCGCTTTTGACCTACACAACGAAGTGGAACGACAAACTTTAGTGCAGAAGGCAGATATAGTAGTATCAATGTTACCTGCTACACTACACATAGAACTAGCAAAAGACTGTGTAAAGTATAAAAAACACATGGTAACGGCATCATACATCAGCCCTGCTATGCAAGAATTAAACGAAGAAGTCACTGCCAATAACCTAATCTTTATGAATGAAATAGGTCTAGATCCTGGTATTGATCACATGAGTGCGATGAAAATCATCCATGAGATCGAATATAAAGGTGGAAAAGTCACTTCATTCGAATCTTTCTGTGGTGGATTAATTGCTCCAGAATCTGACAACAACCTTTGGAACTATAAATTCACTTGGAACCCTCGCAATGTTGTTCTTGCTGGACAAGGTAGTGCAGCCAAATTTTTACAAGAAGGACAATACAAATACATTCCTTACAATAAAGTATTTAGACGAACAGAGTTTCTTAACGTCGAAGGGTATGGCAAATTTGAAGCTTACGCAAACAGAGATTCTTTAAAGTATAAAGATATTTATGGTTTAAATGATGCCAGAACAATATTTAGAGGTACTATCAGAAGAGTTGGATACTCTAGAGCATGGAATTTATTCGTGGAATTAGGTATTACTGACGACACATACAAGATAGATAATTCAGAACAGATGACCTACAGAGAGTTTATTAACTCTTACTTACCTTACCATCCTACTGACACTGTAGAAACGAAACTCCGATTAGCTCTAGGTATTGACCAAGATGACATCATGTGGGATAAGTTATTAGAGCTTGACTTATTTAATCCAACTAAAAAAATCGGTCTTAAAGACGCCTCTCCTGCACAAATATTAGAAAAGATATTAGGAGATTCATGGACACTAAGTCCTGATGACAAAGATATGATTGTGATGTATCACAAAATAGGCTACGAACTAAAAGGCGAAAATAAGCAGATTGATTCAACGATGGTCTGCATAGGTGATAACCAAGTCTATACTGCTATGGCAAAAACAGTAGGTTTACCAGTAGCCATTGCCACACTGAAGATATTAAAAGGGATTATCACGAATCCAGGTGTTCAAATGCCAATCACAGAAGATGTGTATGAACCCATCTTAAAAGAACTCGAGAATTACGGTATTAACTTCTTAGAACAAGAAGTACCCTACTCGGGATATAACTAACAGAAATAATAAAGGCTCCCATAATAAGGAGCCTTTACTTTTATCTCTTACTGAGGAATCGAACTGATCAATCCCTGCGTATATGGTGTCTTTGGGTTAGCGTATAATTCATCTGCCTCTCCTATTTCTTCTATTCTACCCTTATTCATCACCATCACATTATCTGACATATACTTCACCACAGACAGATCGTGTGAAATAAAGATATATGTGAAGTTATAATTATCCTTTAAGTCATTAAGTAAATTCAGTACTTGTGCTTGTACGGAGATATCTAAGGCAGAGACAGACTCATCACAGATGATAAGTTTAGGCTGTACTGCTATCGTTCTAGCGATACCGATACGCTGTCTTTGTCCTCCAGAGAATTCGTGTGGATATCTATTAAACACCGTTTCGTCTAATCCTACGCGATGTAGTATTTCTATTACTTTCTCTCTTCGATCAGCATCATTACTTCCTATCTTGTGTACTTTCATAGGTTCCATAATAGCCTGCCCTACTGTAAGTCTAGGGTTCAATGAAGAATAAGGATCTTGAAATATGATTTGTATATCCTTTCTAAACACTCTAAATTCTCTAGCTGAAAGCTTCGTAATATCATGTCCTTTATAAAAGATCTGCCCTTTAGTTGCTCTATCTAACTGCAGAATCACATTACCCAAAGTAGATTTACCACAACCACTCTCTCCTACTAATCCTAATGTTTCACCTTCATAAACATTAAAGTTAATATCTTGCAAAGCGTGAAATACTCCCTTTTTAAATAATCCTCCATTAATCACATAATCCTTAAAGACATTTCTTATTTCTAACAAAGGAGCCTTACTATATATTGTGTTTAGCTTACTTTGCCTATCCTCTTTCGTTACTATTTCTTTTACCACATTCTTATTCAGAAAGTCTCCTATCGTAGATAATCTTCTTAAGCGTTCTGTAAGTGAAGGACGAGAAGCGACTAAAGCCTTTGTATATATATCTTGAGGATGATTAAACACTGCTGCTGCATCCCCTTGTTCTACGATATCACCTTTATACATCACCAGTATACGGTCACTGATAGAAGATACTAAATTTAAATCATGTGAGATAAATAAGATACTCATCTTATTATCCTTTTGCAAATCCTTTAATAGATTGATAATTTCATTCTGTACCGTCACATCTAATGCAGTCGTAGGTTCATCTGCTATTAATACCTTAGGCTTACACGCCACAGCCATAGCGATCATAACTCTCTGCTTCTGACCACCAGATATCTGATGTGGATATTTACTATAAACTTGATTTGGATTAGGTAATTTCACTTTATCGAATAAGCGCAAAACTTCTTCTTTTAAGCTTTTACCTTTAAGGGATAGGTGTTCACGTAGTATTTCTGCTACCTGTTCCCCACACGTGATAGAGGGATTAAGAGCACTCATCGGTTCTTGGAATATCATTGATATTTGAGCTCCACGAAGTAAGCGAAACTCTTTATCAGTATAATGTGTAATATCCTTTCCTTCGAAAATAATATTACCTGACGCTATCTGAGAAATCTCTCTGGGCAATAGCCCCATTAATGCAAGTGATGTAACTGATTTACCAGATCCTGACTCCCCTACTACACCGAGTATTTCATTTGGATAGATATCAAAAGAACTCTTTTTGATAATCGTATTCCATGTTTTCTCTTTCAGAAAATCAATCTGTAAATCCTTTACTGATAATATGGGTGTCTGTTCTCTCATTTTGTCTATTCAGCTATCTCGCTTGAATAACAAAAATATATAATAATTGTGATATAGTGTCTGCTATCTAATAAACTAATTATACAGACATACTATATCACAATCTTTATGGAACATATATGCATATTAAGCTACTTTTACTTGATCATATTCCTTTACTAACGTAACGATAGTAGGAGTTTTTGCGTTAAAATTGGCGAACATTGGGCATGCTAATTTCACAGCATCGATCCATTCCTTTAGCAACACTATTGATGCCTCAGACGTAGGCTTTACCACTACCTCTACTTTGTTAAACTCATAGAAGTTTGCTTTATCTACATCATCCGCCTTAATCTCTCCAGATACTTCTACTTGGATTGACTTAAGGTTTAACCCTAATGTATTACCGATAAGATTACCCACAGCATGGATACTACCAGCCAACTTAGCTAATAATAATTCCCCAGAATCAGCATTGACATCTCTCACTAATTCTCTACCATCTTTCACTGTGAAAGAGTAGTTAGCTGTCTTCACAGCGAATTGTTGCTCTCTAACT is a window of Myroides oncorhynchi DNA encoding:
- a CDS encoding dihydroorotase gives rise to the protein MTHYLIKNGKVVNEGVTVVADVLIENGFITKVAESIEVAEGVAIINAEGKYVIPGMIDDQVHFREPGLTHKGDIESESRAAVAGGITSFIEQPNTVPNAVTQEILEEKYQIASTKSFANYSFMMGGTNDNLEELLKTNPRNVAGIKLFLGSSTGNMLVDRQDVLEEIFSNTSMLIAVHAEDEGTIQANLAKYKEEYGDDIPVKYHPIIRSEEACYLSSSKAIELAKKTGARLHVFHVSTAKETELFRNDIPLKDKKITAEVCVHHLWFSDKDYDTKGNFIKWNPAVKTEVDRDGLWKALLDDRIDVIATDHAPHTLEEKSKSYTSAPSGGPLVQHALVSLFEASKQGKISIEKIVEKTAHNPAILFQVEKRGYVREGYHADIVIVDVDSTWEVTKENVLYKCGWSPFEGQQFSSKITHTFVNGFLAYENGKVNENHQGQRLLFVR
- a CDS encoding polyprenol monophosphomannose synthase, yielding MESGLVIIPTYNEIENIELIVDAVMELPEQFHILVVDDNSPDGTADTVQLLQERYPTRLFLEKREGKNGLGTAYVHGFKWALAREYNYVFEMDADFSHNPTDLPKLLKACKANQGLVIGSRYVTGVNVVNWPLNRVLLSYGASKYVRLITGMNIKDTTAGFVCFSRQVLESFNFDKVRFVGYAFQIEMKYRTYVKGFPITEVPIIFTDRTRGESKMSSGIIKEAVFGVINLRIRKLLNTL
- a CDS encoding DUF4271 domain-containing protein; the protein is MENLILIDRVIPSKDWATILFFIGFSIIAINRTIFGVRFYEFTKLIVSNKYLKIYKDNTNLRNSFTLSFLLVQLFSLTFFVQIVLKSFDIIPFYSFGSFLMILNFVGTFIIGKYLIDKIISTTFGIDEFSDALNLQKATYRNYIGMILLAVDVLLFYNDITNKIIIGALLITVITTNVLLYIIFIKNNQKSILNKVFYFILYLCTLEIAPYLLLYFWFKDYGAL
- a CDS encoding uroporphyrinogen-III synthase, producing MKVKTILVSQPEPKVENSPYFELEQKFKVKIDFRPFIHVEGVPAKEVRHQKIDLNNFTAIILTSKNSVDHFFRVAEEMRYKVPETLKYFCQSEAVAYYLQKYVVYRKRKIYVGQKDFAELAPLIKKYKDEIFLLPASDQLNHDVPTTLNELKVNWTPGTFYRTVMSDLSDLADVKYDVLAFFSPTGIKSLFKNFPDFSQDNTRIAVFGTTTQKEALDHNLRVDIMAPAPGTPSMTMALEKYIQQANK
- the pckA gene encoding phosphoenolpyruvate carboxykinase (ATP); the encoded protein is MDISESISLEKYGIKDVVEVVYNPSYDVLFNEETNPSLTGYDKGVVTELGTVNVMTGEFTGRSPKDKYIVKDSVTENTVWWNSPESPNDNKPIDNKTWNALKENTVEQLSGKRLFVVDAFCGANENTRLKVRFIMEVAWQAHFVTNMFIRPTKEELANFGEPDFVVMNGSKTTFKNFKDYGLNSEVYVAFNLTEKIQVIGGTWYGGEMKKGLFAMMNYYLPLKGMAAMHCSANKGKDGDVAVFFGLSGTGKTTLSTDPKRELIGDDEHGWDDEGVFNFEGGCYAKTISLSKENEPDIYGAIRRDALLENVTVDANGIIDFNDGSVTQNTRVSYPIEHIENIVKPVSKAGHATKVIFLTADAFGVMPPVSKLTPEQTKYYFLSGFTAKLAGTERGVTKPEPTFSACFGKAFLSLHPTQYGEELVKKMEEHNATAYMVNTGWNGTGKRISIKDTRAIIDRILDGSIENAETTIVPIYNFAVPTALEGVDTNILDPRNTYADASEWETKAQDLATLFIENFNLYSNNAEGKALVAAGPQL
- a CDS encoding DUF423 domain-containing protein — translated: MGRKVVFIAALIGAIGIMLGAFGAHGLKKVVSEAQVLTFETGVRYQMYHAFFLLFIGMSSYFSDKTKKTVMYLVLFGILFFSGSIYLLTFKDLITINLRFIGPITPIGGLLFIIAWLYAGIQAYKCKGTI
- a CDS encoding saccharopine dehydrogenase family protein encodes the protein MTKEILIVGAGRSSSSLIKYLLDKSEQENLHLTIGDLSIESAKQKAMNHPNATAIAFDLHNEVERQTLVQKADIVVSMLPATLHIELAKDCVKYKKHMVTASYISPAMQELNEEVTANNLIFMNEIGLDPGIDHMSAMKIIHEIEYKGGKVTSFESFCGGLIAPESDNNLWNYKFTWNPRNVVLAGQGSAAKFLQEGQYKYIPYNKVFRRTEFLNVEGYGKFEAYANRDSLKYKDIYGLNDARTIFRGTIRRVGYSRAWNLFVELGITDDTYKIDNSEQMTYREFINSYLPYHPTDTVETKLRLALGIDQDDIMWDKLLELDLFNPTKKIGLKDASPAQILEKILGDSWTLSPDDKDMIVMYHKIGYELKGENKQIDSTMVCIGDNQVYTAMAKTVGLPVAIATLKILKGIITNPGVQMPITEDVYEPILKELENYGINFLEQEVPYSGYN
- a CDS encoding ABC transporter ATP-binding protein; translation: MREQTPILSVKDLQIDFLKEKTWNTIIKKSSFDIYPNEILGVVGESGSGKSVTSLALMGLLPREISQIASGNIIFEGKDITHYTDKEFRLLRGAQISMIFQEPMSALNPSITCGEQVAEILREHLSLKGKSLKEEVLRLFDKVKLPNPNQVYSKYPHQISGGQKQRVMIAMAVACKPKVLIADEPTTALDVTVQNEIINLLKDLQKDNKMSILFISHDLNLVSSISDRILVMYKGDIVEQGDAAAVFNHPQDIYTKALVASRPSLTERLRRLSTIGDFLNKNVVKEIVTKEDRQSKLNTIYSKAPLLEIRNVFKDYVINGGLFKKGVFHALQDINFNVYEGETLGLVGESGCGKSTLGNVILQLDRATKGQIFYKGHDITKLSAREFRVFRKDIQIIFQDPYSSLNPRLTVGQAIMEPMKVHKIGSNDADRREKVIEILHRVGLDETVFNRYPHEFSGGQRQRIGIARTIAVQPKLIICDESVSALDISVQAQVLNLLNDLKDNYNFTYIFISHDLSVVKYMSDNVMVMNKGRIEEIGEADELYANPKTPYTQGLISSIPQ
- a CDS encoding osmotically inducible protein OsmC, which produces MGNKVLKVLGFSVREQQFAVKTANYSFTVKDGRELVRDVNADSGELLLAKLAGSIHAVGNLIGNTLGLNLKSIQVEVSGEIKADDVDKANFYEFNKVEVVVKPTSEASIVLLKEWIDAVKLACPMFANFNAKTPTIVTLVKEYDQVKVA